In the Perca flavescens isolate YP-PL-M2 chromosome 20, PFLA_1.0, whole genome shotgun sequence genome, one interval contains:
- the diras1b gene encoding GTP-binding protein Di-Ras1b, with product MPEQSNDYRVVVFGAGGVGKSSLVLRFVKGTFRDTYIPTVEDTYRQVISCDKSVCTLQITDTTGSHQFPAMQRLSISKGHAFILVYSITSKQSLEELKPIYQQVLAIKGNVEAIPIMLVGNKSDETQREVDTKDGEAQANQWKCAFMETSAKTNHNVTELFQELLNLDKKRNMSLNIDGKRSGKQSRAERLKGKCSVM from the exons ATGCCGGAGCAGAGCAACGACTATCGTGTGGTGGTGTTCGGGGCAGGGGGAGTGGGGAAGAGCTCCCTGGTCCTGCGCTTCGTGAAGGGCACCTTTAGGGACACCTACATCCCCACAGTGGAGGACACCTACCGCCAGGTGATCAGCTGCGATAAGAGTGTGTGCACCCTCCAGATCACCGACACCACAGGGAGCCACCAGTTCCCGGCCATGCAGCGCCTGTCCATCTCTAAAGGCCATGCCTTCATCCTGGTCTACTCCATCACAAGCAAACAGTCCCTGGAGGAGCTCAAACCCATTTaccaacag GTCTTGGCCATCAAGGGCAACGTTGAGGCCATCCCCATCATGCTTGTGGGCAACAAGAGCGACGAGACCCAGCGAGAGGTGGACACCAAGGACGGGGAAGCCCAGGCCAACCAGTGGAAGTGCGCCTTCATGGAGACGTCGGCCAAGACCAACCACAACGTAACCGAGCTTTTTCAGGAGCTCCTCAACCTGGACAAGAAGAGGAACATGAGCCTCAACATCGACGGCAAGCGCTCAGGGAAGCAGTCCCGCGCCGAGAGACTGAAGGGCAAATGCAGCGTCATGTAA